A single genomic interval of Lepisosteus oculatus isolate fLepOcu1 chromosome 12, fLepOcu1.hap2, whole genome shotgun sequence harbors:
- the LOC102696467 gene encoding protein Tob2 codes for MHLEVKVALNFIMSYLYNRLPRRRAHLFGEELERLLVARFQGHWYPEAPLRGSAFRCLHLGAPPDPLVELAARRSGLDTEEVRANVPPGLSVWIDPYEVSYQIGEKGAVKVLYLEDPRGPPGGAGEPGQHEAELQEREGRSAGFNPEAQVFVPVGGLSSSPPSPLSCPGLGFGFPSPGLCPAPAAAPHSSSSSSSSSSSSCSSTPPSSASSPPLGAAHPHPHPYPALPPPLPPPALPLARPAPQPLTFTTASFAATKFGSTKMKRSGLAGTGGGGGGGGGGGGGVAPQRMVRSPTNVAHSLLGKQKPLSLSLHSLGGLGGSQLSPNAKEFVYPGSPGALYFDADAPSSHASPFQPPPPPPPAPPHTHPHPSFDPFSSPPPGSGVGLVGGGGGISSSLYMDKPAYVDSLGGYNLQYPSQAFQPVVLAN; via the coding sequence ATGCACCTGGAGGTGAAGGTGGCCCTGAACTTCATCATGTCCTACCTCTACAACCGGCTGCCCCGCCGCCGCGCGCACCTCTTCGGGGAGGAGCTGGAGAGGCTGCTGGTGGCCCGCTTCCAGGGCCACTGGTACCCCGAGGCCCCGCTGCGGGGCTCCGCCTTCCGCTGCCTGCACCTGGGCGCGCCCCCCGACCCGCTGGTGGAGCTGGCGGCCCGCCGCAGCGGCCTGGACACCGAGGAGGTCCGGGCCAACGTCCCGCCGGGCCTCAGCGTCTGGATCGACCCCTACGAGGTGTCCTACCAGATCGGGGAGAAGGGGGCCGTCAAGGTGCTGTACCTGGAGGACCCCCGCGGCCCCCCGGGCGGGGCGGGGGAGCCGGGGCAGCACGAGGCGGAGCTGCAGGAGAGGGAGGGCCGGAGCGCCGGGTTCAACCCCGAGGCTCAGGTCTTCGTGCCCGTGGGGGGGCTCTCCAGCTCCCCGCCTTCGCCCCTCTCCTGCCCCGGACTCGGGTTCGGCTTCCCTTCTCCCGGCCTCTGCCCCGCCCCGGCGGCCGCCCcgcactcctcctcctcctcctcctcctcttcctcctcctcctgcagctCCACGCCCCCTTCGTCTGCGTCCTCCCCGCCCCTGGGCGCggcccacccccacccccacccctacCCGGCCCTGCCCCCGCCGCTGCCCCCCCCGGCCCTGCCTCTCGCCCGCCCGGCCCCCCAGCCCCTCACCTTCACCACCGCCAGTTTCGCCGCCACCAAGTTCGGCTCCACCAAGATGAAGAGGAGCGGCCTGGCGGGgacgggaggaggaggaggaggaggaggaggcggggGGGGAGGGGTGGCCCCGCAGAGGATGGTGCGCTCGCCGACGAACGTCGCCCACTCCCTCCTGGGCAAGCAGAAGCCGCTGTCCCTCTCCCTGCACTCCCTGGGAGGCCTGGGCGGCAGCCAGCTGTCCCCCAACGCTAAGGAGTTCGTCTACCCAGGATCCCCCGGGGCGCTGTATTTCGACGCCGATGCGCCGTCATCCCATGCCAGCCCCTTCCAGCCCCCTCCGCCGCCGCCCCCCGCTCCCCCTCACACTCACCCCCACCCCTCGTTTGACCCCTTCTCCAGCCCCCCTCCAGGCTCCGGGGTGGGGCTCGTTGGCGGCGGCGGTGGGATCTCCAGTAGCCTCTACATGGACAAGCCTGCCTATGTGGACAGCCTGGGCGGCTACAACCTCCAGTACCCCAGCCAAGCGTTTCAGCCCGTCGTCTTGGCCAACTGA
- the phf5a gene encoding PHD finger-like domain-containing protein 5A: protein MAKHHPDLIFCRKQAGVAIGRLCEKCDGKCVICDSYVRPCTLVRICDECNYGSYQGRCVICGGPGVSDAYYCKECTIQEKDRDGCPKIVNLGSSKTDLFYERKKYGFKKR, encoded by the exons ATGGCTAAACATCATCCTGACTTGATCTTCTGTAGAAAACAAGCCGGTGTCG CCATTGGAAGATTATGTGAAAAAT gtgatgGGAAGTGTGTGATCTGTGACTCTTATGTGCGGCCCTGCACGCTGGTGCGGATCTGTGACGAGTGCAACTATGGCTCCTACCAGGGCCGCTGTGTGATCTGCGGGGGACCGGGGGTCTCGGACGCCTACTACTGCAAGGAGTGCACCATCCAGGAGAAAGAC AGAGACGGCTGTCCGAAGATCGTGAACCTGGGCAGCTCCAAGACCGACCTCTTCTACGAGCGCAAGAAGTACGGATTCAAGAAGAGGTGA
- the aco2 gene encoding aconitate hydratase, mitochondrial, producing the protein MASYCLTVSRLQHALGQGARRLHVTAAFSAKAKVSMSRFEPGSYIDYDKLHRNINIVRKRLDRPLTLSEKIVYGHLDDPAGQEVARGRTYLRLRPDRVAMQDATAQMAMLQFISSGLPTVAVPSTIHCDHLIEAQLGGVQDLQRAKEVNQEVYNFLASAGAKYGVGFWKPGSGIIHQIILENYAFPGAMLIGTDSHTPNGGGLGAVCIGVGGADAVDVMAGIPWELKCPNVIGVKLTGSLSGWTSPKDVILKVAGILTVKGGTGAIVEYHGPGVDSISCTGMATICNMGAEIGATTSLFPYNHRMKTYLEKTGRAEIAALADDFREHLVPDPGCEYDQVIEINLSELKPHINGPFTPDLAHPVSEVGAVAEKSGWPLEVKVGLIGSCTNSSYEDMGRAASLAKQALDRGMKCKSEFTITPGSEQIRATIERDGYAQILRDVGGVVLANACGPCIGQWDRQDVKKGEKNTIVTSFNRNFTARNDANPATHAFVTSPEIVTAMAIAGTLKFDPERDFLTAPSGEKFKLQPPTGDELPALDFDPGLDTYQHPPGDGSGVAVDVSPQSQRLQLLEPFDKWDGRDLEDMQVLIKVKGKCTTDHISAAGPWLKFRGHLDNISNNLLIGAINIENDKANSVRNQLTGEYGGVPDVARHYKKNGLRWVVVGDENYGEGSSREHAALEPRHLGGQAIITKSFARIHETNLKKQGLLPLTFADPADYDKIRPDDKISIMGLKKFAPGKPLKAVVKHKDGSQDTIQLNHTFNETQIEWFRAGSALNRMKELQQ; encoded by the exons ATGGCGTCCTACTGTCTAACCGTCAGCCGGCTTCAG CATGCCCTGGGGCAGGGCGCGCGGCGGCTGCACGTGACGGCGGCCTTCAGCGCCAAGGCCAAGGTGTCCATGAGCCGCTTCGAGCCCGGGAGCTACATCGACTACGACAAGCTGCACCGGAACATCAACATCGTCCGCAAGAG gctgGACCGGCCCCTCACCCTGTCCGAGAAGATCGTGTACGGTCACCTGGACGACCCGGCGGGGCAGGAGGTCGCCCGCGGCCGCACCTACCTGCGCCTGCGGCCCGACCGGGTGGCCATGCAGGACGCCACGGCGCAGATGGCCATGCTGCAGTTCATCAGCAGCGGCCTGCCCACGGTCGCCGTGCCCTCCACCATCCACTGCGACCACCTGATCGAGGCCCAGCTCGGGGGCGTGCAGGACCTGCAGAGGGCAAAG GAAGTGAATCAGGAGGTGTATAACTTCCTGGCCAGTGCTGGGGCAAAGTACGGAGTGGGCTTCTGGAAGCCTGGCTCGGGAATCATCCACCAG ATCATCCTGGAGAACTACGCCTTCCCCGGCGCGATGCTGATCGGCACCGACTCCCACACGCCCAACGGGGGCGGGCTGGGGGCCGTGTGCATCGGGGTGGGCGGGGCCGACGCCGTCGACGTCATGGCGGGGATCCCCTGGGAGCTCAAGTGCCCCAAC GTGATCGGTGTGAAGCTGACGGGCTCTCTGTCGGGCTGGACCTCGCCGAAGGACGTGATCCTGAAGGTGGCCGGCATCCTGACCGTGAAGGGGGGCACGGGCGCCATCGTGGAGTACCACGGCCCCGGCGTCGACTCCATCTCCTGCACGG GAATGGCCACGATCTGCAACATGGGCGCCGAGATCGGAGCCACCACCTCCCTCTTCCCCTACAACCACCGCATGAAGACCTACCTGGAGAAGACCGGCCGTGCGG AGATCGCGGCGCTGGCCGATGACTTCCGGGAGCACCTGGTGCCCGACCCCGGGTGCGAGTACGACCAGGTCATCGAGATCAACCTGAGCGAG CTGAAGCCCCACATTAACGGTCCCTTCACCCCTGACCTGGCGCACCCCGTGTCGGAGGTCGGCGCCGTGGCTGAGAAGAGTGGGTGGCCTCTGGAGGTCAAAGTAG GTCTGATCGGCAGCTGCACCAACTCCAGCTACGAGGACATGGGCCGGGCCGCCTCCCTGGCCAAGCAGGCGCTGGACCGCGGCATGAAGTGCAAGTCCGAGTTCACCATCACGCCCGGGTCCGAGCAGATCCGGGCCACCATCGAGAGAGACGGCTAC GCCCAGATCCTGAGAGACGTGGGCGGTGTGGTTCTGGCCAACGCGTGCGGGCCCTGTATCGGACAGTGGGACAG GCAGGACGTGAAGAAGGGGGAGAAGAACACCATCGTGACGTCTTTCAACAGGAACTTCACGGCCAGGAACGACGCCAACCCGGCGACCCACGCCTTCGTCACCTCTCCCGAG ATCGTGACGGCCATGGCCATCGCGGGCACGCTCAAGTTCGACCCCGAGCGGGACTTCCTGACGGCGCCCAGCGGGGAGAAGTTCAAGCTGCAGCCGCCCACCGGGGACGAGCTCCCGGCCCTGGACTTCGACCCCGGCCTGGACACCTACCAGCACCCCCCCGGGGACGGCAGCGGGGTCGCCGTGGACGTGAGCCCCCAGAGCCAGCGGCTGCAGCTGCTGGAGCCCTTCGACAAGTGGGACGGGCGCGACCTGGAGGACATGCAAGTGCTCATCAAG GTGAAGGGCAAGTGCACCACTGACCACATCTCCGCAGCCGGGCCCTGGCTCAAGTTCAGGGGTCACCTGGACAACATCTCCAACAACCTGCTGATCGGCGCCATCAACATCGAGAACGACAAGGCCAACAGCGTCCGCAACCAGCTGACCGGGGAGTACGGGGGGGTGCCCGACGTGGCCCGGCACTACAAG AAAAACGGCCTGCGGTGGGTGGTGGTAGGCGACGAGAACTACGGTGAGGGTTCGAGCCGGGAGCACGCCGCCCTGGAGCCGCGGCACCTGGGGGGCCAAGCCATCATCACCAAGAGCTTCGCTCGCATCCACG AGACGAACCTGAAGAAGCAGGGCCTGCTGCCTCTGACCTTCGCCGACCCCGCCGACTACGACAAGATCCGCCCCGACGACAAGATCTCCATCATGGGCCTCAAGAAGTTCGCCCCCGGGAAG cccCTGAAGGCTGTGGTCAAGCACAAAGACGGCAGCCAGGACACCATCCAGCTCAACCACACCTTCAACGAGACGCAGATCGAATGGTTCCGCGCCGGCAGCGCCCTCAACAGGATGAAGGAGCTACAGCAATGA
- the polr3h gene encoding DNA-directed RNA polymerase III subunit RPC8 isoform X1 — MFVVVEMVDTVRIPPWQFQRQLNDAIAEELNKKLANKVVYNVGLCVCLYDITKLEDSYIFPGDGASHTKVHFRYVVFKPFLDEILIGKIKYCSQEGVHVTLGFFDDIVIPPESLQQPAKFDEAEQVWVWEYETDEGAHDLYMDQGEDVRFRVVDEVFVDTSPSGPVTAPTEAPGAATTAADEGGQKKEAPYTLIGSISEPGLGLLSWWSNN, encoded by the exons ATGTTCGTGgtggtggagatggtggacacCGTGAGGATCCCGCCCTGGCAGTTCCAGCGGCAGCTGAACGACGCCATCGCGGAGGAGCTGAACAAGAAGCTGGCCAACAAG gtggtgtacaacgttggcctgtgtgtctgtctgtacgacaTCACCAAGCTGGAGGACTCCTACATCTTCCCAGGTGATGGGGCGTCCCACACTAAAG TCCATTTCAGGTACGTGGTCTTCAAGCCGTTCCTGGACGAGATCTTGATCGGGAAGATAAAGTACTGTAGCCAGGAGGGTGTGCACG TCACTCTGGGGTTCTTTGATGACATCGTTATCCCCCCAGAGTCCCTGCAGCAGCCGGCAAAATT CGACGAGGCCGAGCAGGTGTGGGTGTGGGAGTACGAGACGGACGAGGGCGCCCACGACCTCTACATGGACCAGGGGGAGGACGTCCGCTTCCGGGTCGTGGACGAGGTCTTCGTGGACACGTCCCCCAGCGGCCCCGTCACCGCGCCGACCGAAGCCCCCGGCGCCGCCACCACCGCCGCGGACGAGGGCGGCCAGAAGAAGGAGGCGCCCTACACCCTGATC GGGTCGATCAGCGAGCCGGGCCTGGGTCTGCTGTCCTGGTGGAGCAACAACTAG
- the polr3h gene encoding DNA-directed RNA polymerase III subunit RPC8 isoform X2, with protein MFVVVEMVDTVRIPPWQFQRQLNDAIAEELNKKLANKVVYNVGLCVCLYDITKLEDSYIFPGDGASHTKVHFRYVVFKPFLDEILIGKIKYCSQEGVHVTLGFFDDIVIPPESLQQPAKLPSRCGCGSTRRTRAPTTSTWTRGRTSASGSWTRSSWTRPPAAPSPRRPKPPAPPPPPRTRAARRRRRPTP; from the exons ATGTTCGTGgtggtggagatggtggacacCGTGAGGATCCCGCCCTGGCAGTTCCAGCGGCAGCTGAACGACGCCATCGCGGAGGAGCTGAACAAGAAGCTGGCCAACAAG gtggtgtacaacgttggcctgtgtgtctgtctgtacgacaTCACCAAGCTGGAGGACTCCTACATCTTCCCAGGTGATGGGGCGTCCCACACTAAAG TCCATTTCAGGTACGTGGTCTTCAAGCCGTTCCTGGACGAGATCTTGATCGGGAAGATAAAGTACTGTAGCCAGGAGGGTGTGCACG TCACTCTGGGGTTCTTTGATGACATCGTTATCCCCCCAGAGTCCCTGCAGCAGCCGGCAAAATT GCCGAGCAGGTGTGGGTGTGGGAGTACGAGACGGACGAGGGCGCCCACGACCTCTACATGGACCAGGGGGAGGACGTCCGCTTCCGGGTCGTGGACGAGGTCTTCGTGGACACGTCCCCCAGCGGCCCCGTCACCGCGCCGACCGAAGCCCCCGGCGCCGCCACCACCGCCGCGGACGAGGGCGGCCAGAAGAAGGAGGCGCCCTACACCCTGA
- the LOC102697244 gene encoding cold shock domain-containing protein C2 codes for MADPGLPSPPAAPLRSPRTPLSLSFPFLREGSRVWERGPPHPPGELPSPLPTKRTRTYSATVRATAGPVYKGVCKNFSRSQGHGYIRPSDGAEDIFVHISDIEGEYVPIEGDEVTYKVCPIPPKNQKIQAVEVAITHLAPGTKHETWSGQIISS; via the exons ATGGCGGACCCTGGCCTGCCGTCGCCCCCGGCCGCCCCGCTGCGCTCCCCACGCACCCCCCTCTCCCTGTCCTTCCCCTTCCTGCGGGAGGGCAGCCGCGTGTGGGAGAGGGGGCCGCCCCACCCCCCCGGGGAGCTGCCCAGCCCCCTGCCCACCAAGCGCACCCGCACCTACTCCGC GACGGTCAGGGCCACGGCGGGGCCCGTCTACAAAGGCGTCTGCAAGAACTTCTCCAGGTCGCAGGGTCACGGCTACATCCGCCCCTCGGATGGCGCCGAGGACATCTTCGTGCACATCTCTGA CATCGAGGGGGAGTACGTGCCCATCGAGGGGGACGAGGTGACCTACAAGGTGTGTCCCATCCCGCCCAAGAACCAGAAGATCCAGGCGGTGGAGGTGGCCATCACACACCTGGCCCCGGGGACGAAGCACGAGACCTGGTCGGGCCAGATCATCAGCTCCTAG
- the LOC102695678 gene encoding phosphomannomutase 1 yields MEEDSRLPPGRKVLCLFDVDGTLTAAREKIDPELDAFFQELRQRVKIGVVGGSDYSKIAEQLGEGDEVIHKFDYVFAENGTVQYKDGKLISKQAIQNQLGEELLQDLINFCLRYMGLLKLPKKRGTFIEFRNGTINISPIGRSCTPEERIEFSEIDKREKIREKFVATLQKEFAGKGLRFTRGGLISFDVFPEGWDKRLCLDVLEREGLEAIYFFGNETSPGGNDYEIFNDPRTIGFTVYSPTDTARLCRELFFSTPPAAPPAGTGVGGREGAWRFYHPHGET; encoded by the exons AAGATCGACCCGGAGCTCGACGCCTTCTTCCAGGAGCTGCGGCAGAGGGTGAAGATAGGAGTGGTGGGCGGATCCGACTACTCCAAAATCGCCGAGCAGCTCGGGGAGGGAGACGAGG TCATCCACAAGTTCGACTACGTGTTTGCGGAGAACGGCACGGTCCAGTACAAGGATGGGAAGCTCATCTCCAAGCAG GCCATTCAGAACCAGCTGGGGGAAGAGCTCCTGCAGGACCTCATTAACTTCTGCTTGCGCTACATGGGGCTGCTCAAGCTGCCCAAGAAGAG gGGAACCTTCATAGAATTCCGCAACGGAACGATCAACATCTCTCCCATCGGCCGGAGCTGCACCCCGGAGGAGCGGATCGAGTTCTCGGAGATCGACAAG agaGAGAAGATCAGGGAGAAGTTTGTGGCCACCCTGCAGAAGGAGTTTGCTGGGAAGGGGCTGCGTTTCACCAGGG GTGGGCTGATCAGCTTCGACGTGTTCCCCGAGGGCTGGGACAAGAGGCTGTGTCTGGACGTGCTGGAGCGGGAGGGGCTGGAGGCCATCTACTTCTTCGGCAACGAGACCTCGCCG GGGGGCAACGATTATGAGATTTTCAACGACCCGCGGACCATCGGCTTCACCGTGTACTCCCCCACGGACACGGCGCGGCTCTGCAGGGAGCTGTTCTTCAGCAccccccccgccgcccccccgGCTGGGACCGGCGTCGGGGGCCGCGAGGGAGCGTGGCGATTTTACCACCCCCACGGGGAAACGTAA